The Acinetobacter defluvii genome includes a region encoding these proteins:
- a CDS encoding transporter, which translates to MTIPNKIIMMLAATVSMSSFAAEFSFDRPGAGFSTGITPVGQVAWEQGLPSASYRETTVEGAKAKTVTLNGDMLLRTGLASGLELQLGWAGPTWTQTKYKGEKVDDDGLGDVSIGLKKAIDLDDDKLSMAVLAQAIIATGNEGFSNEDDIYSLGTSLDYQYNDLVTTGITMNYAVQDGDWSVTAIPTVGYKIAGNLSGFSEFIYHKAESEDYQYGLASGLIYALNDRTQLDGSIGVDLEGQDRSYNAGFGISFLF; encoded by the coding sequence ATGACAATACCGAATAAAATCATCATGATGCTTGCAGCAACTGTAAGTATGAGTAGCTTTGCTGCAGAATTTTCATTTGACCGTCCTGGTGCAGGATTTAGTACGGGGATCACACCAGTGGGTCAAGTGGCTTGGGAACAGGGTTTACCAAGTGCAAGCTATCGTGAAACTACAGTAGAGGGCGCAAAGGCAAAAACAGTAACCTTAAATGGTGATATGTTATTGCGTACAGGTTTAGCATCAGGCTTAGAGCTACAATTGGGTTGGGCAGGACCTACATGGACGCAAACCAAGTATAAAGGTGAAAAAGTTGATGATGATGGTTTGGGTGATGTCAGCATTGGTTTAAAGAAAGCCATTGATTTAGACGATGATAAATTGTCTATGGCTGTCTTAGCACAAGCGATTATTGCAACTGGGAATGAAGGCTTTAGCAACGAAGACGATATCTATAGTTTAGGGACTTCACTTGATTATCAGTATAATGACTTGGTGACTACAGGCATTACCATGAATTATGCTGTGCAAGATGGCGACTGGTCAGTGACTGCGATTCCAACAGTAGGTTATAAAATTGCAGGAAATTTATCCGGTTTTTCTGAGTTTATTTACCATAAAGCTGAAAGTGAAGATTATCAATATGGTTTGGCTTCAGGTCTGATCTACGCGTTAAATGATCGTACTCAACTTGATGGGAGCATCGGAGTTGATTTAGAGGGTCAAGATCGTAGCTATAATGCAGGATTTGGTATTTCATTCCTTTTCTAA
- a CDS encoding ankyrin repeat domain-containing protein, producing the protein MLTAPQHDFLQAIEALDLEQVTRLLAEGLDPNFIEPEKGPAVSVWSDGLFQWWEVVCEAYEAGQPLSAEQKQAQLQVHLDILEQLIQAKANFHLWDAEECYGPLWDAASAACVPAVKRLLELKVDVNSKDEEGKTILTSICDLFFDQDFDEIDWSQALPEEKETLELLRSHGAKMSKELA; encoded by the coding sequence ATGCTGACTGCGCCCCAACACGACTTTTTACAGGCTATAGAAGCATTAGACCTTGAACAAGTCACGCGACTCTTGGCAGAGGGTTTAGATCCTAATTTTATTGAACCTGAAAAAGGACCTGCAGTATCAGTTTGGTCAGATGGTTTATTTCAATGGTGGGAAGTTGTATGTGAGGCTTATGAGGCAGGTCAGCCCTTAAGCGCAGAACAAAAACAAGCACAGTTACAAGTTCATTTAGACATTTTAGAACAACTCATTCAAGCAAAAGCTAATTTTCATCTTTGGGATGCAGAAGAGTGTTATGGTCCACTTTGGGATGCCGCAAGTGCCGCATGTGTTCCTGCAGTGAAACGTTTGTTAGAACTGAAAGTTGATGTAAATAGCAAAGATGAAGAGGGAAAAACGATTCTTACTTCGATTTGTGATTTATTTTTTGATCAAGATTTTGATGAAATTGATTGGTCACAGGCTTTACCTGAAGAGAAAGAAACTTTAGAGTTATTGCGTAGCCACGGCGCCAAAATGTCTAAAGAATTAGCTTAA
- a CDS encoding HPF/RaiA family ribosome-associated protein, which produces MNIEIRTDKNIQNSDRLITYVREELNQEFQRHSERITQFSVHISDENGDKGGDDDIRCMIEAKAAGLKPVVVTHKAKNIDLALHGAIDRIKRSIEHVLEKKENPRGGKLEFSDSDLEAGEA; this is translated from the coding sequence ATGAACATTGAAATCCGTACAGATAAAAATATTCAAAATAGTGATCGTTTAATTACCTATGTGCGCGAAGAGTTAAATCAAGAATTTCAACGTCATAGTGAGCGTATTACACAATTTTCGGTTCATATTAGTGATGAAAATGGGGACAAAGGCGGTGATGACGATATTCGTTGTATGATCGAAGCAAAAGCTGCTGGTTTAAAACCTGTCGTTGTGACACATAAAGCTAAAAACATTGATCTTGCATTACATGGTGCGATTGATCGTATTAAACGTAGCATCGAGCATGTACTTGAGAAAAAAGAAAATCCTCGCGGTGGAAAACTGGAATTTAGTGATTCTGATTTAGAAGCAGGTGAAGCTTAG
- a CDS encoding outer membrane protein OmpK — protein sequence MKFTHFAALCILASTTTLAQANPIVWQDFSLTGLYGENYEVGTEDRTTVTAEYAAKLKYADVFFFVDHQLDGNDEQNTYFELSPRLSLGEVTGQKMSFGPVKDVLIATTWEHNAGYDLNQEFNNFLYGVGFDLAIPYTQFASINFYKADNDKQDDDYQMTITYGVPFKLGSEDFLVDGFLDWSTAEDDHASELNWTTQWKWNAGKHISPKTKLYVGIEHSVWNNKYGIKGVDQNDVSALVKYHF from the coding sequence ATGAAATTCACACACTTTGCTGCACTATGCATACTTGCTTCAACTACAACTTTAGCTCAAGCTAATCCTATTGTATGGCAAGATTTCAGCTTAACTGGTCTTTATGGTGAAAACTATGAAGTAGGCACTGAAGATCGCACAACAGTCACCGCTGAATACGCAGCAAAATTGAAATACGCTGATGTATTTTTCTTTGTAGATCATCAACTCGATGGCAATGATGAACAAAATACGTATTTTGAATTATCACCTCGTTTAAGCTTAGGTGAAGTAACAGGTCAAAAAATGTCTTTTGGTCCAGTCAAGGATGTACTCATCGCAACGACTTGGGAACATAATGCAGGCTACGATCTCAACCAAGAATTTAACAACTTCTTATACGGTGTAGGTTTTGACCTTGCGATTCCTTATACACAATTTGCAAGCATTAACTTCTATAAAGCTGACAATGACAAACAAGATGATGATTATCAAATGACCATCACCTATGGCGTACCATTTAAGTTAGGTTCAGAAGACTTCCTTGTTGATGGCTTCCTTGACTGGTCAACTGCTGAAGATGATCATGCCAGCGAACTCAACTGGACAACCCAGTGGAAATGGAATGCGGGTAAACATATTTCACCTAAAACCAAGCTTTATGTCGGTATCGAACATTCTGTTTGGAACAACAAATACGGCATCAAAGGCGTTGACCAAAATGATGTGAGTGCCTTAGTGAAATATCATTTCTAA
- a CDS encoding esterase-like activity of phytase family protein — protein MMKKLSLTLLISSIFTLTACNDNDDDFVFESNVKVPTLVSFAQLDVETYAAGPNSGAAVKGANGIFPPFRGQPVQGFSGALKNADGTYMVMADNGFGSQDNSADFLLRIYQIKPDFRTKTTGSAKVQVMSFVQLRDPNKLITFDIVNKNTPERLLTGQDFDPESIQRAADGSYWIGEEFGPYLLHFDKDGVLLDAPIFLPNPLQKGKELRSPQNQLNKANINYVEPLVQQSGGFEGMALSKDGKYLYPLLEKPLKNSTKRQLIISQFDLEKKAYTGQYYLFDLNDQATAIGDFQMFDNQSGIIIERDDSENKLSGYKKLIHVKLGESGKAIQREELVDLMKIDNPNALYGQVREGDLGTGSTFAFPFFTIEDVIIENKNTLTVLNDNNFPSSSGRNANKADNNEIIQIRLPKDLY, from the coding sequence ATGATGAAGAAATTAAGTTTAACACTATTAATAAGCAGTATTTTTACTTTAACTGCCTGCAATGATAATGATGACGATTTTGTTTTTGAATCCAATGTAAAAGTTCCGACTTTAGTTTCTTTTGCTCAACTCGATGTCGAAACCTATGCAGCAGGTCCAAACTCGGGTGCAGCTGTAAAAGGAGCAAATGGTATTTTTCCACCGTTTAGAGGGCAGCCTGTACAAGGTTTTTCTGGTGCTTTAAAAAATGCTGATGGTACCTATATGGTTATGGCAGACAATGGTTTTGGGTCACAAGATAACTCAGCAGATTTTTTGTTGCGTATTTACCAAATTAAGCCTGATTTTAGAACAAAAACAACGGGATCAGCCAAAGTTCAGGTTATGAGTTTTGTTCAATTACGTGACCCGAATAAATTGATTACATTTGATATTGTGAATAAAAATACGCCAGAACGTTTGTTAACAGGACAAGATTTTGATCCAGAATCGATCCAACGTGCTGCGGATGGAAGTTATTGGATTGGGGAAGAGTTTGGTCCATACTTACTGCATTTTGATAAAGATGGAGTGTTATTAGATGCGCCGATTTTTTTACCAAATCCACTACAAAAAGGTAAAGAATTACGTTCACCACAAAATCAGTTAAATAAAGCCAATATTAATTATGTTGAACCCTTGGTTCAACAAAGTGGTGGTTTTGAAGGAATGGCATTGTCAAAAGATGGCAAATATTTGTACCCTTTACTTGAAAAACCACTTAAAAATTCAACAAAACGACAGTTAATTATTTCCCAATTTGATTTAGAGAAAAAAGCCTATACAGGTCAATATTATTTATTTGATTTAAATGACCAAGCCACAGCGATTGGTGATTTTCAAATGTTTGATAACCAGTCTGGTATTATCATTGAGCGTGATGATTCTGAGAATAAATTATCGGGCTATAAGAAGCTGATTCATGTGAAGTTAGGTGAGTCTGGAAAAGCGATTCAGCGTGAAGAATTGGTAGATTTAATGAAAATTGATAATCCAAATGCACTCTATGGTCAGGTACGTGAAGGTGATCTTGGAACAGGTTCTACCTTTGCATTTCCCTTCTTTACCATTGAAGATGTGATTATTGAGAATAAAAATACTTT